The following are from one region of the Roseobacter fucihabitans genome:
- the murF gene encoding UDP-N-acetylmuramoyl-tripeptide--D-alanyl-D-alanine ligase, whose protein sequence is MSLWTSKEAAAATAGRAQGDWVATGVSIDTRTLAPGDLFVALKDQRDGHEFVAQALEKGAAAALVDHVPEGVAEDAPLLIVPDVLAGLEALGRAGRARMSGMVVAVTGSVGKTSTKEMLLEMLAAQGRTHASVASYNNHWGVPLTLARMPQDTEFAVIEIGMNHPGEIAPLAKMARPHVALVTTVAAAHLEAFEDITGIAVEKAAIFEGVEPGGIAILNADVETAAILMAKALDCKLRDISFGAEGHDFKLIRADLRDDTTVVQAQMGAEPLLFKIASPGRHFAMNGLGALAVMAALRTDMALAVGALGRWRPYKGRGQRERIYLDVVDTSLTLDLIDDSYNANPTSMAAALEVLAAAPVMNDMGRVSKGRRIAFLGDMKELGSDEIALHAGLAHLPSLQSLDKVHCIGPLMRALYDLLPEVQRGEWFATAQEALPKLKRALDSGDVVLAKGSLSMKLGLIVDAIRKMGHAPLNIEEG, encoded by the coding sequence ATGAGCCTTTGGACATCCAAGGAAGCCGCCGCCGCAACGGCTGGGCGCGCACAAGGGGATTGGGTCGCAACCGGCGTGTCGATTGATACCCGCACGCTTGCGCCCGGCGATCTGTTTGTCGCGCTGAAAGACCAGCGCGACGGGCATGAATTCGTCGCGCAGGCACTGGAAAAAGGGGCTGCGGCGGCGCTGGTGGATCACGTGCCTGAGGGTGTGGCCGAGGATGCGCCTCTGCTGATCGTGCCTGATGTATTGGCCGGGCTGGAGGCTCTGGGCCGGGCCGGGCGCGCGCGTATGAGCGGCATGGTCGTCGCCGTGACGGGCAGCGTCGGGAAGACCTCCACCAAGGAGATGTTGCTGGAAATGCTCGCAGCACAGGGACGCACCCACGCTTCCGTGGCCAGCTACAACAACCACTGGGGTGTGCCGCTGACGCTGGCGCGCATGCCACAGGACACGGAATTCGCCGTGATAGAGATCGGCATGAACCACCCCGGCGAAATCGCCCCGCTGGCAAAAATGGCGCGTCCGCATGTGGCGCTGGTCACGACGGTGGCGGCGGCGCATCTGGAGGCTTTTGAGGATATCACCGGCATCGCCGTGGAAAAGGCCGCGATCTTTGAGGGGGTCGAACCCGGCGGCATCGCGATCCTGAACGCGGATGTCGAAACCGCTGCGATCCTGATGGCAAAGGCGCTGGATTGCAAACTGCGCGACATCAGCTTTGGCGCGGAAGGCCATGATTTCAAACTCATCCGCGCCGATTTGCGCGATGATACCACGGTGGTGCAGGCCCAGATGGGCGCGGAGCCCTTGCTGTTCAAAATTGCCTCACCGGGGCGTCATTTTGCGATGAACGGATTGGGGGCGCTTGCCGTCATGGCGGCGCTGCGCACGGATATGGCGCTGGCGGTGGGCGCGCTGGGGCGCTGGCGACCCTATAAGGGGCGCGGTCAACGCGAACGCATTTATCTGGATGTGGTTGATACCAGCCTGACGCTCGATTTGATTGATGACAGTTATAACGCCAATCCCACTTCCATGGCGGCAGCACTTGAGGTGCTGGCGGCGGCTCCCGTCATGAATGATATGGGGCGCGTCTCCAAGGGGCGACGCATCGCGTTTCTGGGCGATATGAAAGAACTCGGCTCGGATGAAATTGCCCTTCATGCAGGCCTCGCACATCTGCCGAGCCTGCAAAGCCTTGATAAGGTGCATTGCATCGGGCCGCTGATGCGCGCGCTTTATGATCTGTTGCCCGAGGTGCAGCGCGGCGAGTGGTTCGCGACCGCCCAAGAGGCCCTGCCCAAACTCAAGCGCGCGCTGGACAGTGGTGATGTGGTTCTGGCCAAAGGCTCCTTGAGCATGAAACTTGGTCTGATCGTTGACGCGATCCGCAAAATGGGACATGCCCCGCTCAATATCGAAGAAGGATAA
- the mraZ gene encoding division/cell wall cluster transcriptional repressor MraZ, translated as MSRRFRGESHHKVDAKGRVSIPASFRRVIEASDPNWTSGENPELVIVYGDHRRNFLECYTMQAIEEVDEQIDTLPRGSRERKLLQTLFQGQSFATSIDETGRLVLPAKLRQKIGLANEAFFLAAGDTFQIWNPDTYVTDEVAKTEAYLDDMPDDFDPLVLLPPKTRE; from the coding sequence GTGAGCCGCAGGTTCAGAGGCGAAAGCCATCACAAGGTCGATGCCAAGGGGCGGGTTTCTATCCCTGCCTCTTTTCGCCGTGTGATCGAGGCCTCTGACCCGAACTGGACCTCTGGCGAAAACCCGGAACTGGTTATCGTTTACGGCGATCACCGGCGCAATTTTCTGGAATGCTACACGATGCAAGCCATTGAAGAGGTGGATGAGCAGATCGACACCTTGCCGCGTGGCTCACGGGAGCGCAAACTGCTGCAAACCCTGTTTCAGGGGCAATCCTTCGCCACCTCCATCGACGAAACAGGCCGTCTGGTGCTGCCCGCCAAGCTGCGCCAGAAAATCGGGCTGGCCAATGAAGCCTTTTTCCTCGCGGCAGGGGACACGTTCCAGATTTGGAACCCTGACACCTATGTAACGGATGAGGTCGCCAAGACCGAAGCCTATCTGGACGACATGCCAGATGATTTTGACCCGCTGGTCTTGTTGCCTCCCAAGACGAGGGAGTAA
- a CDS encoding Mrp/NBP35 family ATP-binding protein: MSITKAEIEAALARVVLPDGKSLMAHDLIRALNIDGGSVRFVIEAPSPEVARQMAPLRDAAEKVVADLPGVDTVTVALTAHGPAEKKPAPPSLKIGGHPKPQEGPTKPSGVKRILAIGSGKGGVGKSTVSSNLTVALARAGRKVGLLDADIYGPSQPRMMGVNKRPASPDGKTIIPLHAHGVTLMSIGFMLEEGKAVVWRGPMLMGALQQMLGQVEWGELDVLLVDLPPGTGDVQLTLCTKSELTGAIVVSTPQDVALIDARKALDMFDTLKTPVLGLIENMSMFVCPDCGSEHQIFGQGGVAAEAERLGVPLLGTLPIDLDTRLAGDGGTPIAVGDSPMAQAYGRIAEGLIRGGMA; encoded by the coding sequence ATGTCGATAACCAAAGCCGAAATCGAGGCAGCGCTGGCCCGTGTCGTCCTGCCGGACGGAAAGAGCCTTATGGCGCATGATTTGATTCGGGCCTTGAACATCGATGGGGGATCCGTGCGCTTCGTGATCGAAGCGCCCAGCCCGGAAGTGGCGCGCCAGATGGCCCCCTTGCGCGATGCCGCAGAGAAGGTCGTGGCCGACCTGCCGGGTGTGGACACTGTGACCGTGGCCTTGACCGCACATGGCCCGGCGGAAAAGAAACCCGCCCCCCCCAGCCTCAAGATAGGCGGCCATCCCAAACCGCAGGAGGGGCCGACCAAGCCCAGCGGGGTGAAACGCATTCTGGCCATTGGCTCGGGCAAGGGCGGTGTGGGTAAATCCACTGTCTCCTCCAATCTCACGGTGGCCCTGGCGCGGGCAGGGCGCAAGGTGGGGTTGCTGGACGCCGATATATATGGTCCCAGCCAGCCGCGGATGATGGGGGTGAACAAACGGCCCGCTTCGCCTGACGGCAAGACGATCATCCCGCTGCACGCGCATGGTGTGACGCTGATGTCGATTGGGTTCATGCTGGAAGAGGGCAAGGCCGTGGTCTGGCGTGGTCCGATGTTGATGGGTGCGCTGCAACAGATGTTGGGGCAGGTTGAGTGGGGCGAGTTGGACGTGTTGCTGGTCGATTTGCCGCCCGGCACCGGGGATGTGCAGCTGACATTATGTACCAAGTCCGAATTGACCGGCGCGATTGTGGTTAGCACCCCGCAGGATGTAGCCCTGATTGATGCGCGCAAGGCGCTCGATATGTTCGATACCTTGAAGACACCCGTTTTGGGGCTGATTGAAAATATGTCGATGTTTGTTTGCCCCGATTGCGGATCCGAGCATCAGATCTTCGGGCAGGGTGGCGTTGCGGCGGAGGCTGAGAGGCTCGGCGTGCCGCTGTTGGGCACATTGCCTATTGATCTGGACACGCGGCTGGCGGGGGATGGCGGCACACCAATTGCGGTGGGCGACAGCCCGATGGCGCAAGCCTATGGCCGCATCGCCGAAGGGTTAATCCGGGGTGGTATGGCCTAG
- a CDS encoding UDP-N-acetylmuramoyl-L-alanyl-D-glutamate--2,6-diaminopimelate ligase, giving the protein MSGHVKTLSSLGLTAKGGRNPEITGLAVDSRDVEDGFLFAAMPGVKIHGGEFIQYALRMGAAAILTDDEGARIAADVLAQTDVAVVITSEPREALARTASLWFERQPPVVVAVTGTNGKTSVATFTRQIWSLLGHEAINLGTTGVEGAWSAPLMHTTPEPITLHRALAQAAENGVTHAAMEASSHGLDQRRLDGVTLKAAGFTNFTQDHLDYHESFEAYFDAKAGLFARVLPEEAKAVINIEEERGVDMAAIANARGCPVISVGRNIGDFHIGKVQVDATGQTVQFMHLGKSYVRRLNLIGDFQAENVMLAAALVVACGEKPNHVFDTFEDLSTVRGRMQLAGTRDNGATVFVDYAHTPDAVATALTALRPHVMGRLIAIVGAGGDRDATKRPLMGQAAAENADLVIVSDDNPRSEDPAAIRAAVLLGAPEAQEVGDRAEAILRGVDALGPGDALLIAGKGHETGQTVGDDILPFDDVEQASVAVAALDGRMA; this is encoded by the coding sequence ATGAGCGGACACGTCAAGACACTTTCTTCCCTGGGCCTGACCGCGAAGGGCGGGCGCAACCCCGAAATCACCGGTCTGGCCGTGGACAGCCGCGATGTAGAAGACGGTTTTCTGTTCGCGGCCATGCCGGGCGTCAAAATACATGGCGGGGAGTTCATCCAATACGCTCTGCGCATGGGGGCGGCGGCGATCCTGACGGACGATGAGGGCGCGAGGATTGCGGCGGATGTCTTGGCGCAAACGGATGTGGCCGTGGTGATCACATCTGAGCCGCGCGAGGCTCTGGCGCGCACCGCCTCGCTGTGGTTTGAACGCCAACCCCCAGTTGTGGTGGCCGTGACCGGGACCAATGGCAAAACCTCCGTTGCCACATTTACCCGCCAGATCTGGAGCCTGCTGGGGCATGAAGCCATCAACCTTGGCACGACCGGCGTGGAGGGCGCATGGTCCGCCCCCTTGATGCACACCACGCCGGAGCCGATCACATTGCACCGCGCCTTGGCGCAAGCGGCGGAAAACGGCGTGACCCATGCGGCGATGGAGGCCTCCAGCCACGGGCTGGATCAGCGCCGCCTGGACGGGGTGACGCTCAAGGCCGCCGGTTTCACCAATTTCACACAGGACCATCTGGATTATCACGAGAGTTTCGAGGCCTATTTTGACGCCAAGGCCGGGTTGTTTGCCCGCGTTCTGCCCGAAGAGGCCAAGGCCGTGATCAACATCGAAGAGGAGCGCGGCGTGGATATGGCGGCCATCGCCAATGCGCGCGGGTGTCCGGTTATTTCGGTTGGGCGCAACATCGGGGATTTCCATATCGGCAAGGTGCAGGTCGACGCCACGGGGCAAACGGTCCAATTCATGCATCTGGGCAAATCTTATGTGCGCCGGTTGAACCTGATCGGCGATTTTCAGGCGGAAAATGTGATGCTGGCGGCGGCTTTGGTGGTGGCTTGCGGGGAAAAACCCAACCATGTGTTTGACACCTTTGAGGATCTGAGCACGGTGCGGGGCCGCATGCAGCTGGCCGGGACGCGCGACAATGGGGCCACGGTTTTCGTCGATTACGCGCATACACCGGATGCTGTGGCCACAGCGCTCACGGCGTTGCGTCCGCATGTGATGGGGCGGCTTATTGCCATCGTCGGGGCAGGCGGGGACCGCGATGCGACCAAACGCCCCCTGATGGGGCAGGCGGCGGCGGAAAACGCCGATCTGGTGATTGTGAGTGATGATAATCCGCGTTCCGAGGACCCCGCAGCCATCCGTGCTGCAGTTCTTTTGGGGGCACCCGAGGCGCAGGAGGTCGGCGATCGGGCTGAGGCGATCCTGCGCGGGGTGGACGCTTTGGGGCCGGGCGATGCCTTGCTGATCGCGGGCAAGGGGCATGAGACGGGGCAAACGGTGGGCGATGACATCCTGCCTTTTGACGATGTCGAACAGGCCAGCGTCGCCGTGGCAGCACTTGATGGGAGGATGGCATGA
- the rsmH gene encoding 16S rRNA (cytosine(1402)-N(4))-methyltransferase RsmH, which yields MAAAAPSDTPPHIPVLLPAILDAVAPVQGVWLDGTFGAGGYTRGLLEAGAERVIAVDRDPLAFDLAAEWSGGYGARLVQQQGVFSKMDTYGTDLDGVVLDLGVSSMQLDLAERGFSFMRDGPLDMRMSQSGTSAADIVNGAEEETLANILFLYGEERASRRIAKSILRERALERITTTLRLAGIIEGCLPRSKPGQSHPATRSFQALRIAVNNEYGELFEGLMAAERALKPGGQLAVVTFHSVEDRMVKRFLTARAGTGGNANRYAPEIARAAPGFTVKSRKAIAATADEIAANPRARSARLRLATRTDAPFEAVDAKAIGMPLLKETL from the coding sequence ATGGCTGCTGCGGCCCCGTCTGACACGCCCCCCCATATTCCCGTCCTTTTGCCGGCTATTCTGGACGCGGTGGCCCCGGTGCAAGGCGTGTGGCTGGATGGCACGTTTGGCGCGGGCGGTTATACACGCGGGCTGCTGGAGGCGGGCGCCGAGAGGGTCATTGCCGTGGATCGCGACCCGCTGGCCTTTGATCTGGCGGCCGAATGGTCAGGTGGATATGGCGCACGTCTGGTTCAGCAACAGGGTGTTTTTTCCAAGATGGACACTTATGGCACCGACCTGGATGGGGTGGTGCTCGATCTTGGGGTCTCCTCCATGCAACTTGATCTGGCCGAGCGCGGGTTTTCCTTCATGCGGGATGGGCCGCTGGACATGCGCATGAGCCAATCGGGGACTTCTGCGGCGGATATCGTCAACGGCGCCGAAGAAGAAACCCTCGCCAATATCCTGTTCCTTTATGGGGAAGAGCGCGCCAGCCGCCGTATCGCCAAATCGATCCTGCGCGAACGGGCGCTTGAGCGGATCACGACCACCTTGCGCCTTGCCGGTATCATTGAGGGTTGTTTGCCGCGCAGCAAACCGGGGCAATCCCACCCTGCCACGCGCAGTTTTCAGGCGCTGCGGATCGCGGTGAACAACGAATATGGTGAGCTTTTTGAAGGACTTATGGCGGCGGAGCGGGCGTTGAAGCCGGGCGGCCAACTGGCCGTGGTGACGTTCCATTCGGTCGAGGACCGCATGGTCAAACGCTTCCTGACGGCACGGGCTGGGACGGGCGGTAATGCAAACCGCTACGCCCCTGAGATCGCGCGTGCTGCCCCCGGTTTCACGGTGAAATCACGCAAGGCCATTGCCGCCACAGCGGATGAAATCGCCGCTAACCCCCGTGCGCGCTCTGCCAGGTTGCGCCTCGCCACGCGCACGGATGCCCCTTTTGAGGCCGTGGATGCCAAGGCCATCGGCATGCCCCTGCTGAAGGAGACGCTCTAG
- a CDS encoding ATP-dependent helicase: MSNFDEMDAFDGASLSRRAMAARPQPYLDGLNPAQRTAVETLDGPVLMLAGAGTGKTRALTARIVHLLNTGRARPNEVLAVTFTNKAAREMKNRVGAMMGQQIEGMPWLGTFHAICVKLLRRHAELVGLKSNFTILDTDDQLRLLKQLVRAEGIDDKRWPARQLAGIIDGWKNRALTPDKVPSSDAGAYNHRGTEIYAQYQTRLRELNATDFGDLLMHMVTIFQNHPDILAQYQRWFAYILVDEYQDTNVAQYLWLRLLAGGHKNICCVGDDDQSIYGWRGAEVGNILRFEKDFPGAHVVRLEQNYRSTPHILAAASGVIEGNEGRLGKTLWTAAEEGEKIRLIGHWDGEEEARWIGDEIEALNDGSSILAKRRQNSRSEQMIREFKRLAELDALRGLNSRDQLFDRLKTQKSFLADESRRDLVWELATRQSEGHSLEPAFLRYGRDELAILVRASHQMRAFEDRFLTIGLPYRVIGGPRFYERMEIRDAMAYFRIVTSPDDDLAFERIVNTPKRGLGDKAQQTIQRVARENGVSLVEGARLVVQAKGIGGKGGKELATLVTGIDRWGRMAGSSDLSHMELAEIILDESGYTTHWQNDKTPEAPGRLENLKELVKALEQFENLQGFLEHVSLIMDNESEEGGEKVSIMTLHAAKGLEFPMVFLPGWEDGLFPSQRSMDESGVKGLEEERRLAYVGITRAEEVCTISFAANRRVFGQWQSALPSRFIDELPPEHVDVLTPPGLYGGGYGAAAPTSNLHEAAAEANVYNSPGWRRLQARSQERGMSQPRETKNTVIDMTAVSSFTVGERVFHQKFGYGAIQGIEGDKLEIAFEKAGIKKVVAKFITGCDDIPF; this comes from the coding sequence GCACGGCCGTTGAAACGCTGGACGGGCCTGTTTTGATGCTGGCCGGGGCGGGGACGGGCAAGACCCGCGCTCTGACGGCGCGCATCGTCCATTTGTTGAATACCGGGCGGGCGCGGCCCAATGAGGTGCTGGCCGTGACCTTTACCAATAAGGCCGCACGGGAGATGAAGAATCGCGTAGGTGCGATGATGGGGCAACAGATCGAGGGGATGCCCTGGCTCGGGACCTTCCATGCGATCTGTGTGAAACTATTGCGCCGTCACGCCGAATTGGTTGGGCTGAAATCCAATTTCACCATTCTGGATACCGATGATCAATTGCGCCTGCTGAAACAATTGGTGCGCGCGGAAGGGATCGACGACAAGCGCTGGCCTGCGCGGCAATTGGCCGGGATCATCGACGGGTGGAAAAACCGCGCGCTGACGCCCGACAAGGTGCCCAGCAGTGACGCTGGGGCTTATAACCATCGCGGCACCGAGATTTATGCGCAATACCAGACCCGTCTGCGAGAACTGAACGCCACGGATTTCGGCGATCTGCTAATGCATATGGTCACGATCTTCCAGAACCACCCGGATATTCTGGCGCAATATCAACGCTGGTTTGCCTATATTCTGGTGGATGAATATCAGGACACCAACGTTGCGCAATACCTCTGGCTGCGCCTGCTCGCGGGGGGGCATAAGAACATCTGCTGCGTGGGCGATGATGATCAGTCGATTTATGGCTGGCGCGGGGCCGAAGTGGGCAATATCCTGCGGTTTGAAAAGGATTTTCCCGGCGCGCATGTGGTGCGGCTGGAACAGAACTACCGCTCGACCCCGCATATTCTGGCCGCTGCATCAGGTGTGATTGAGGGCAATGAGGGACGTCTGGGCAAGACGCTTTGGACTGCGGCCGAAGAAGGTGAAAAAATTCGACTAATCGGTCACTGGGACGGCGAGGAAGAGGCGCGCTGGATTGGAGACGAGATCGAGGCGCTGAATGATGGAAGTTCAATCCTGGCCAAGAGAAGGCAAAATTCTCGATCTGAACAGATGATCCGCGAATTTAAGCGGCTTGCTGAATTGGATGCTTTGCGAGGATTGAACAGTCGAGATCAATTATTCGATCGTTTGAAAACGCAAAAGAGCTTTTTGGCGGATGAAAGCAGGCGGGATTTGGTGTGGGAGTTGGCAACCAGGCAGAGTGAGGGGCATTCTCTTGAACCTGCGTTCCTAAGATATGGTCGCGATGAGTTGGCCATTCTGGTGCGTGCCAGCCATCAGATGCGCGCCTTTGAGGATCGTTTCCTGACCATCGGCCTGCCGTACCGCGTGATCGGTGGCCCACGGTTTTACGAGCGCATGGAGATCCGGGATGCCATGGCCTATTTCCGCATCGTGACCAGCCCCGATGATGATCTGGCCTTCGAGCGGATCGTGAACACGCCCAAACGCGGCCTTGGTGACAAGGCGCAACAAACGATCCAGCGCGTCGCGCGCGAGAATGGGGTGAGCCTTGTGGAGGGCGCGCGGCTGGTCGTGCAGGCCAAGGGCATCGGCGGCAAAGGGGGCAAGGAGTTGGCCACATTGGTCACCGGAATTGATCGATGGGGGCGGATGGCGGGGTCGAGCGATCTGAGCCACATGGAGCTCGCCGAAATCATTCTGGACGAAAGCGGGTACACAACCCATTGGCAGAACGACAAAACGCCCGAAGCGCCGGGGCGTTTGGAGAATCTCAAGGAGTTGGTCAAGGCGCTGGAGCAGTTCGAAAACCTGCAGGGGTTTCTGGAGCACGTCAGCCTGATCATGGACAATGAGAGCGAGGAGGGCGGCGAAAAGGTGTCGATCATGACGCTGCACGCGGCCAAGGGGCTGGAATTCCCGATGGTGTTTTTGCCAGGGTGGGAGGACGGGTTGTTCCCCTCGCAACGCTCGATGGATGAAAGCGGCGTTAAGGGCCTCGAAGAAGAACGACGTCTGGCCTATGTCGGGATCACGCGCGCCGAAGAGGTCTGCACGATTTCCTTTGCCGCCAATCGACGCGTGTTCGGCCAATGGCAAAGCGCGCTGCCCTCGCGCTTCATCGATGAATTGCCACCTGAACATGTCGATGTGCTGACCCCGCCCGGCCTTTATGGCGGTGGTTACGGTGCCGCCGCGCCGACATCCAACCTGCATGAGGCCGCGGCAGAGGCGAATGTCTATAACTCACCTGGCTGGCGTCGTTTGCAGGCGCGTAGCCAGGAGCGGGGCATGAGCCAGCCGCGCGAAACTAAGAATACCGTGATCGACATGACCGCCGTGTCGAGTTTCACCGTGGGCGAGCGGGTGTTTCATCAGAAGTTCGGCTATGGTGCCATTCAGGGGATCGAGGGCGACAAGCTGGAGATTGCCTTTGAGAAGGCGGGCATCAAGAAGGTCGTGGCGAAATTCATTACCGGATGTGACGACATCCCATTTTGA
- a CDS encoding penicillin-binding protein 2, whose translation MIRTPLRPLARILEARAKGENPDTIERENIRIRHEQMRDHARQRAEGRLLVLGLFFVIAFGIVGARMGLLATSEPMEPRAEAPGARIHASRADIVDRQGRLLATNFETHSLYAQPPQMIDPVQAAQGLARIFPDLEAEDLLEDFTSKRKFIWIKRKISPEQMQAVHDIGDPGLLFGSRDMRLYPNGRLAAHIMGGASYGREGVHAAEVIGVAGVEKYFDDYLRDPANGNAPLELSLDLTVQAAAERVLQGGMKLMNAKGATSILMDIYTGEVLSVVSLPSFDPNNRPRPATKGDASDSPLFNRSVQGVYELGSTFKIFTVAQAMDLGLANPGTLVDTKGPLRWGKFRIRDFRNYGDRLTVSKIIEKSSNIGTARLAQQIGTDRQRAFLKKLGMLEATDFEIVEAGTGKPLLPKNWSELSTMTISYGHGLSTSPMHLAAGYAAIANGGLKVQPTILKQDGPRLGERVFSEATTAAARKMLRRVVTDGTASFGDVAGYAVGGKTGTADKPRPQGGYYEDKVIATFASIFPSHDPRYVLIVTLDEPVDTISDEPRRTAGWTAVPVAAEMIKRVAPLLGLRPSVEPVELTDISLEQN comes from the coding sequence ATGATCCGTACCCCCCTGCGTCCTTTGGCCCGCATTCTGGAAGCCCGCGCGAAGGGCGAAAACCCCGATACGATCGAGCGCGAAAACATCCGCATCCGGCATGAGCAGATGCGCGATCATGCGCGCCAGCGTGCCGAGGGGCGGCTTTTGGTGTTGGGGCTGTTTTTCGTGATCGCCTTTGGGATTGTGGGCGCGCGTATGGGGCTTTTGGCCACCTCCGAGCCGATGGAGCCACGCGCCGAGGCCCCCGGCGCGCGCATCCACGCCAGCCGCGCGGATATCGTTGACCGGCAGGGGCGGCTTCTGGCGACCAATTTCGAAACCCACTCGCTTTATGCGCAACCCCCGCAGATGATCGACCCGGTCCAGGCCGCGCAAGGCCTCGCCCGGATTTTCCCCGATCTGGAGGCCGAGGATTTGCTGGAGGATTTCACCAGCAAACGCAAATTCATCTGGATCAAGCGCAAGATCAGCCCCGAGCAGATGCAGGCCGTGCATGACATCGGCGATCCCGGTTTGTTGTTTGGGTCCCGCGACATGCGGCTTTACCCCAACGGGCGTCTGGCCGCTCATATCATGGGCGGTGCCAGCTATGGGCGCGAAGGCGTGCATGCCGCCGAGGTGATCGGCGTGGCGGGCGTGGAGAAATATTTCGACGATTACCTGCGCGATCCGGCGAATGGCAATGCGCCGCTGGAGCTTTCGCTCGACCTGACCGTGCAGGCGGCGGCCGAGCGTGTGCTGCAAGGCGGTATGAAGCTGATGAATGCCAAGGGCGCGACGTCCATCCTGATGGACATCTATACGGGCGAAGTGCTCAGCGTGGTGTCCTTGCCCAGTTTTGATCCCAACAACCGACCCCGTCCGGCCACCAAAGGGGATGCCTCTGACAGCCCGCTGTTCAACCGCTCGGTTCAGGGCGTGTATGAATTGGGCTCGACCTTCAAGATATTCACCGTAGCCCAGGCGATGGACCTGGGGTTGGCCAATCCGGGTACCTTGGTCGACACCAAAGGCCCGCTGCGTTGGGGTAAATTCCGTATCCGGGATTTTCGCAACTACGGCGACAGGCTGACGGTCTCCAAGATCATCGAGAAAAGCTCCAACATCGGTACGGCGCGGCTGGCCCAACAAATCGGCACTGACCGCCAGCGCGCCTTCCTGAAAAAGCTGGGCATGCTGGAAGCCACGGATTTCGAAATCGTTGAGGCGGGCACCGGCAAGCCGCTCCTGCCGAAAAACTGGTCTGAATTGAGCACGATGACCATCTCCTATGGTCACGGGCTATCGACCTCGCCGATGCATCTGGCCGCTGGCTATGCCGCGATTGCAAATGGGGGGCTCAAGGTCCAGCCGACCATTCTGAAACAGGACGGTCCCCGGTTGGGCGAGCGGGTCTTTTCTGAGGCAACAACGGCGGCGGCGCGCAAGATGCTGCGCCGGGTGGTGACGGATGGCACGGCCAGTTTTGGCGATGTGGCCGGATATGCGGTGGGCGGCAAGACCGGCACTGCGGATAAGCCGCGCCCGCAGGGGGGGTATTACGAGGATAAGGTGATCGCGACATTTGCCTCGATTTTCCCCTCGCATGACCCGCGTTATGTGTTGATCGTTACGCTGGATGAACCGGTGGATACGATCAGCGATGAGCCGCGCCGCACGGCGGGTTGGACGGCGGTCCCCGTTGCCGCCGAGATGATCAAACGCGTTGCACCCTTGTTGGGGCTACGACCGAGCGTTGAACCTGTGGAATTGACCGATATAAGTCTGGAACAGAATTAA
- a CDS encoding DUF1127 domain-containing protein: MAYYTQINTRSESVIERTLITAANLLQAASERYARNRVFRETYAELSKLGERELNDLGMSRSMIRAIALDAAEQYAG; encoded by the coding sequence ATGGCCTATTACACACAAATCAATACGCGCTCCGAGAGCGTGATCGAACGGACGCTTATCACGGCGGCCAACCTGTTGCAGGCCGCATCCGAGCGTTACGCACGAAATAGAGTATTCCGCGAAACCTATGCGGAACTGTCCAAGCTGGGCGAGCGAGAATTGAATGATCTGGGAATGTCACGTTCCATGATCCGCGCAATCGCGCTGGACGCAGCAGAGCAATACGCAGGCTGA
- a CDS encoding cell division protein FtsL — translation MRTIFYILTTLAVIGLAFWAYRENYATQAALSDTRKLRQDIRHSYDRLAVLRAEWAYLNRPDRLRDLAEINFDRLGLLPLHPDQFGYLDQVAYPVPPALPELVETNADTAPTDAPQESRP, via the coding sequence ATGCGCACCATTTTCTATATCCTGACAACATTGGCGGTGATCGGTCTGGCCTTTTGGGCCTACCGCGAGAATTACGCCACGCAGGCCGCGCTCAGCGACACTAGAAAGCTGCGCCAGGATATCAGGCATTCCTATGATCGCCTGGCCGTGTTGCGCGCCGAATGGGCCTATCTGAACCGCCCCGACCGGTTGCGGGATCTGGCGGAAATCAATTTTGACCGGCTCGGGCTCTTGCCGCTGCATCCTGATCAATTCGGCTATCTCGATCAGGTCGCCTACCCTGTGCCGCCTGCCTTGCCGGAGCTTGTTGAGACCAACGCCGATACCGCACCCACGGATGCGCCACAGGAGTCCCGCCCATGA